Below is a genomic region from Billgrantia tianxiuensis.
ATTCCCAATGGCGACAAGGTCGTGCCGACGTTTTCCGATGCCGAGATGCACGGGCGTCTGAAGCGGCTTCGGGAGTACATGGCGGCCAATGACGTCGACGCCGTCGTGCTGACCTCGTACCACAATATCAACTACTTCAGTGACTTCGTTTACTGCAAGTTCGGGCGCGATTACGGCCTGGTCGTGACCCAGGATCGTTTTACCACCGTCACCGCCAATATCGACGGCGGCCAGCCCTATCGGCGCAATCGCCTGGGCGACAACATCGTCTACACCGACTGGCAGAAGGACAACTTCTTCAAGGCGGTCAAGCAGCTGTGCGAGGGCAAGCAGCGCGTGGGCGTCGAGTTCGACCACCTCACGCTGCAGAACCGGGAGAAGCTGCTCTCCGCACTCGGCGAGGTGGAGCTCACCGACATCGGCGTGCCGACCATGAAGATGCGCATGATCAAGTCGGCCGAGGAGATCGCCCTGATCCGCCAGGGCGCGCGCATCGCCGACGTGGGTGGCGTGGCCGTGCGCGATGCGATCAAGGCAGGCGTGCCGGAGTACGAGGTGGCCCTGGCCGGCCAAGCCGCCATGGTTCGCGAGATCGCCAAGACCTACCCGCACGGCGAGCTGATGGACACCTGGGTCTGGTTCCAGTCGGGCATCAACACCGACGGCGCCCATAACCCGGTAACCAGCCGCCGCGTGCAGCCCGGCGATATCCTGAGCCTCAACACCTTCCCGATGATCTCGGGCTACTACACCGCGCTGGAGCGCACCCTGTTCTGCGAGCACGCCTCCGACGAGCATCTGCGCCTGTGGGAGGTGAACTGCGAGGTGCATCGCCGCGGCCAGGAGCTGATCAAGCCCGGGGTACGCTGCTGCGACATCGCCCACGAGCTCAACGAGATCTTCGCCAAGCATGACCTGCTGCAGTACCGCACCTTCGGCTACGGCCACTCCTTCGGCACCCTCAGCCACTACTACGGCCGCGAGGCGGGCCTCGAGCTGCGCGAGGACATCGAGACCGTGCTCGAGCCCAACATGGTGGTCTCCATGGAGCCGATGATCATGGTGCCGGAAGGGCGCCCGGGGGCGGGCGGCTACCGTGAGCACGACATACTCGTCGTGAACGAACACGGCGCCGAGAACATCACCGGCTTCCCGTACGGGCCGGAGCACAACATCGTCAAGTAAGTATCGAGGGGGCGCTACGCCCCCTTTCCGCCTATAAGAACAAACAGCAGAGGAGGACGACCATGGTCCTGCACTCGGGCCCCTTCAAAGGGGTGAACCCACTGGTGACCCTGGTATCGGTCATCGTCATGGCGGCGTTCATCGCGCTGGCCATTCTCTTCCCGCAAGCCACCACGGCGCTGATCGACCAGGGAAGGACCTTCGTGACCTTCTACTTCAACTGGTGGTATGTCGGCCTGGCGGCGAGCTTCCTCATCTTTCTGCTGGCACTGGCGTTCAGCAAGTACGGACGCCTGAAGCTGGGGGAGGAGCACGAAAAGCCGGAGTTCGGCTACTTCACCTGGTTTGCCATGCTCTATGCCGCCGGCCAGGGCATCGGCATCATCTTCTGGTCGATCGCCGAGCCGATCATGCACCTCTCCCAGGGGACCCCCTTCTCCTCGGCGGTAGGCAACGCCGAAGCCGCCGACATCGCCATGCGGCTGGCCTATTTCCACTGGGGCCTGAACGCCTGGGCCATCTACTGCATCGTCGCCCTCGGCCTCGCCCTGATGGCCTACCGCTACGGCAAGCCGTTGAGCATCCGCTATACGCTCTATCCCTTGCTGGGGGAGAAGGTCAATGGCTGGATTGGTAATCTCATCGATATCATTGCTGTCTTTGCCACCCTCTTTGGTATCGCCACTTCCCTGGGCCTGGGCGTTCAGCAAATCAATTCCGGCCTTAATTATCTTTGGGACGTGCCTGTCAATAGCCTGGTACAGGTGGCGCTGATCGGCGTGATCACCGTACTCGCCCTGATCTCGGTGCTGACCGGGCTCAAGCGCGGCATCAAGTATCTTTCACAAGCCAACATGTGGCTGACCTTCCTGCTGCTTGCCTTCTTCTTCGCCTTCGGGCCGACGCGCTACATCATCGGCGGGCTGCTTGAGTCGACGGGCGATTACCTACGCTCGGTGATTCCGCTGAGTTTCTACACGGGCAGCAACGCGACGGCGGCCAACGGTGCCGCGTCATGGCAGGACTCCTGGCAGGGCTGGTGGACCGTCTTCTACTGGGGCTGGTGGATGTCGTGGGCTCCGTTCGTGGGGTCTTCGTGGCCCGGGTCTCCCGGGGGCGTACCATCCGCGAGTTCATCTTCGGCGTAGTGGGCGTCTCCTCGCTGCTCTCCTTCGTCTGGCTCTCCGCCTATGGCGGCACCGCGCTGTACGAGGAGCTGTTCGGCAGTGGCGGCATCTCCGAGGCGGTATCCAAGGACGTCTCCCTGGCGCTCTATGCCACCTTCTCCGCCATGGACGTCGGCGTCATCGGCGTACTGGCCGGGTTCTTCGGTACCGTGCTGGTGGCGACCTATTTCATCACTTCCTCGGATTCGGGAACCCTGGTCATCACCACCATTCTCAGCGAGGGCGATCCGCATCCGCTCTCCCGGCATCGCGTCTTCTGGGGCGTCATGGAGGGGGCCGTCGCGGCGGTGCTGCTGCTGGTGGGCGGGGCCTGGGCGCTGTCGACGCTGCAGACGGCCGCCATTCTCTCGGCGCTGCCCTTCTCCCTGATCATGGTGCTGATGGCCTTCTCCATCGTGCGTGCCGTACAGCAGGATAGTGCCTTTCGACGCGAATACTCGCTGAAGACCATGATGGAGGGAAAAACCTGATGAATAGCGTCAAGCTGGCGGAGCTGGACTGGATGACCTACCGCGACCGGGTGCAGGATGGCGGCTGCCGAATCCTGCTGCCGGTGGGGGCCATCGAGCAGCATGGGCCGCACATGTCGTTGAACCCGGACGTGCTGATACCGGAATACATCGCCTGCCGCGTGGCAGAGCGCAGCGGCAACATGCTGGTCGCGCCGCCCATTGCCTACGGCTACAAGTCGCAGGTGAAGTCGGGGGGCGGCAACTTCTTCCCTGGTACCACCTGCGTCGGCGGTCGCGCTCTGGAGGAGTACGCCTATGACGTGATCCTCGCCTACGCGGCGCATGGCAACCGGGAGTTCGTGCTGATCAACGGCCACTTCGAGAACTCGATGTTCCTGGTCGAGGCGGCCGATCGAGCCGTGAAGCACGCCAGATTGTCCGGCAAGGAGATACGGGTTGTGCTGCTCTCCTACTGGGACTTCATCAGCGAGGCCACCATCGAGAAGGTCTTCCCGGACGGTTTCTCGGGCTGGGCGGTTGAACACGGCGGCGTGCTGGAGACCTCGATCATGCTGAAGATTCATCCCGAGCTGGTGGACATGGCGAAGGCGGTCGATATCCCGCCGGCGGAATTCCCGCCCTACGACGTCTTCCCGCCGGATCCGAGCTGGGTGCCGAGTTCGGGGACGCTCTCTTCCCCGGCGCAGGCCACCGCCGAGAAAGGCGAGTGGATTCTCGACGAATGCATCGCGGGGATCGCTCGCACCTTCGGCTGAATGGGCCATTGGCCGCCGGCGCAGCGGGCGATGCCTCGGCTACATGTTGGCCAGTCCTGAGCGAAGGAAGTCGAGTACGTGGCGAGAGGCGACATTGAGCTCCCGCTGCTTGTAGTACAGGCCGATACAGACTTTGCCGAGCTCGGGAAGGCTCCCGGATCGGACGGTATGCTTCAAGTGCTCGGGTATCACCGATCTCGCCATCGCGGTGATACCCAGCCCCTCTTCCACCGCCGAGAAGATGCCGAGCAGGCTGGTGCTCGTGTACATGAAGCGGAAAGGGTGCTGCTGCGATTGCAGGGCCTCCTCCATCAGGGAGCGATAGACGCAGCCCTGAGGGTAGGCGATCAGCGGAATGGGGTCGTCATCGCCATCGATGAGCCGGCTGTCCTTGTAGACCCACTCCAGGCCTTCCAGCCGGTAGTCGCGCGCGTCCCGGTCCTCGTCCTCCTTGGCGTACTCCATGGCCAGGGCAAGATCATAATGCCCCTTCTGATAGCGCTGCAGGATGACCTTGCTGATCTCGCAGTCGACCTCGACCACGATGTTGGGGTAGACGCGCGAGAGATTCCGCAGCGCCTTGGGCAGAAACGCCAGCTCGAAATCGTTGGGAATACCGAGCCTGACCTTGCCGGAAACGTTGTCACCCCTGACCTTGGCGATGATCTGATCGTTGATTTCCAGCATCTGGCGTGCGGCCTCGTAGAGATATTCGCCATCTTCTGTCAGCTCCAGGCTGGAGCCGCGCAGGAAGATCTTGGTGTTCAACAACTCCTCGAGTTTCTTGACCTGAAGGCTGATCGCCGGCTGCGAGCGGCCCAGCAGCTCGCCGGCACTGGTGAAGCCACCGAGGTCTTTGATGGTGACGAAGGTGCGCAGAAGATCAGTCGGTATGTTGGTCATAATTCAAGCCATTTCGATATTTTATGAAGGCATTTTGCTTACAAATTGGCGGGGAGGAGGGGCGTAAAATACCTTGATGACGCTGGATCCAACAAACAATATCACCCACAAAATTAGTGAAGCCAAGAACAAGAGGATGTGTAGATGAATTCCTGGGTATTGGTAACGTTTCTTGTACTGACTTGCTACATGCTGATCCACTCTGGAGCTGTTTACCTTCGCAGAGAGCTGAAGCGAAATTCCGCTGATGGTTCGATGAGGAGGTGATCATGGATGCCTACAAGTTGTTCAACTGGGGCTATTGATTCTGACCTTCGGTTTGTTGATTTATCTCGGCTATCTCTCCTCGAAATATATGAACAAGAACGATGAGGGAGGTTTTCTGGTCGCGGGCGATCCTTGGGCGCCTTCGTGGCGGCTGGTACCATCGTGGCCACCGGCTTCAGCGGCTGGGGTTTCATGGGCTCTCCCGGTGTGACTTACCAGTTTGGTGCCATCGAGGTGCTCGGCAATTTCTTCTTTGCCCCCGCCATGATGATCGCCGTCCTCTACTTCGCACGCTTTCTGCAGCGACGGGCGCTCGAGATGGGCAGCAACACTATCCCTGAGTATATCGCACAGAGCCATGGCAGCGGCGCCATGGGGCGAGTGCTCCAGGGGTGGCAGCCTTCATCACCATCCTGCTGCTCTTGGTCTTCCTGACCAGCCAGATCAAGGCAGTGGGGCTGCTGGGGGCCAGTTGGCTGGGGATCGAGTTAAACCAGAGCGCCTTCCTGATGGTCGCGGTGATCATTATCTATAC
It encodes:
- a CDS encoding sodium:solute symporter family transporter, with product MAAGTIVATGFSGWGFMGSPGVTYQFGAIEVLGNFFFAPAMMIAVLYFARFLQRRALEMGSNTIPEYIAQSHGSGAMGRVLQGWQPSSPSCCSWSS
- a CDS encoding LysR family transcriptional regulator — its product is MTNIPTDLLRTFVTIKDLGGFTSAGELLGRSQPAISLQVKKLEELLNTKIFLRGSSLELTEDGEYLYEAARQMLEINDQIIAKVRGDNVSGKVRLGIPNDFELAFLPKALRNLSRVYPNIVVEVDCEISKVILQRYQKGHYDLALAMEYAKEDEDRDARDYRLEGLEWVYKDSRLIDGDDDPIPLIAYPQGCVYRSLMEEALQSQQHPFRFMYTSTSLLGIFSAVEEGLGITAMARSVIPEHLKHTVRSGSLPELGKVCIGLYYKQRELNVASRHVLDFLRSGLANM
- a CDS encoding M24 family metallopeptidase, with the protein product MKLPSLIEIPNGDKVVPTFSDAEMHGRLKRLREYMAANDVDAVVLTSYHNINYFSDFVYCKFGRDYGLVVTQDRFTTVTANIDGGQPYRRNRLGDNIVYTDWQKDNFFKAVKQLCEGKQRVGVEFDHLTLQNREKLLSALGEVELTDIGVPTMKMRMIKSAEEIALIRQGARIADVGGVAVRDAIKAGVPEYEVALAGQAAMVREIAKTYPHGELMDTWVWFQSGINTDGAHNPVTSRRVQPGDILSLNTFPMISGYYTALERTLFCEHASDEHLRLWEVNCEVHRRGQELIKPGVRCCDIAHELNEIFAKHDLLQYRTFGYGHSFGTLSHYYGREAGLELREDIETVLEPNMVVSMEPMIMVPEGRPGAGGYREHDILVVNEHGAENITGFPYGPEHNIVK
- a CDS encoding creatininase; this translates as MNSVKLAELDWMTYRDRVQDGGCRILLPVGAIEQHGPHMSLNPDVLIPEYIACRVAERSGNMLVAPPIAYGYKSQVKSGGGNFFPGTTCVGGRALEEYAYDVILAYAAHGNREFVLINGHFENSMFLVEAADRAVKHARLSGKEIRVVLLSYWDFISEATIEKVFPDGFSGWAVEHGGVLETSIMLKIHPELVDMAKAVDIPPAEFPPYDVFPPDPSWVPSSGTLSSPAQATAEKGEWILDECIAGIARTFG